A single window of Jaculus jaculus isolate mJacJac1 chromosome 14, mJacJac1.mat.Y.cur, whole genome shotgun sequence DNA harbors:
- the LOC101604820 gene encoding MKI67 FHA domain-interacting nucleolar phosphoprotein-like, with protein MHKSQVKSEWIRDHNIRLALNPWEDSQLQKVVVQVRRCARKQNKQENLTPGVIFVGHLPPALYESQIHEYFSQFGTIKRLRLSRSKRTGNSKGNAFVEFACEDVAKIVTETVNNYLFGERLLVCQYIPPEKVHVKLFKEWNVPFHQPSFPAVKRYNQDRKLAQKLRMEQRFKKKEKLLRKRLAEKGIDYSFPPLVLPKKEESVSEALPERSVDDQVLPDTKKQALGIAKKQKKNAVLKGTPKAPEKSVDSQGPTPLCTPTFLQKRKSEVTGMNDHKDNEIVFKQPVSREVQKTPVSACSGKKGRRKRKGSQ; from the exons atgcacaagagtCAAGTCAAGTCCGAATGGATCAGGGACCATAATATCAg GCTCGCGCTGAACCCATGGGAAGACTCGCAGCTTCAGAAGGTGGTGGTGCAGGTCCGCCGGTGCGCACgcaagcaaaacaagcaagaaaaccTTACCCCTGGAGTTATCTTTGTGGGCCACCTACCTCCAGCACTTTATGAAAGCCAGATCCACGAATATTTCTCCCAGTTCGGCACTAT aaaaagattgagactGTCCAGAAGTAAACGGACTGGAAATAGCAAGGGCAATGCCTTTGTGGAGTTTGCATGTGAGGATGTTGCTAAGATAGTTACAGAAACCGTGAACAACTACCTTTTTGGTGAAAGACTTCTGGTATGTCAATATATACCGCCAGAAAAAGTACATGTGAAACTTTTTAAGGAATGGAATGTTCCATTTCATCAGCCTTCATTTCCAGCAGTGAAGCGCTACAATCAGGATCGGAAATTGGCACAAAAACTACGGATGGAGCAacgatttaaaaagaaagaaaaattactcAGGAAAAGGCTAGCTGAGAAAGGAATTGATTACAGTTTTCCTCCTTTGGTTTTACCTA aaaaagaagaaagtgtctCAGAAGCCCTGCCTGAGCGGTCTGTGGATGACCAGGTTTTGCCTGATACCAAAAAACAGGCTTTGGGAATAGCTAAGAAACAGAAGAAGAACGCAGTCTTAAAAGGCACTCCTAAGGCTCCTGAGAAGTCTGTGGATAGCCAGGGGCCCACACCACTTTGTACGCCAACGTTTTTGCAGAAACGAAAATCAGAAGTGACCGGCATGAATGACCATAAAGATAACGAAATCGTTTTCAAACAGCCTGTTTCCAGAGAAGTACAGAAGACTCCAGTGTCTGCATGCTCAGGGaaaaaagggagaaggaaaagaaaaggcagcCAGTGA